A stretch of Aedes aegypti strain LVP_AGWG chromosome 2, AaegL5.0 Primary Assembly, whole genome shotgun sequence DNA encodes these proteins:
- the LOC5568782 gene encoding facilitated trehalose transporter Tret1, giving the protein MSEKSRISSGVVNQVFSVFTINIINFAHGATLGWLSPFLPLLQSEDSPLETGPVTVEQGSWIGSILCLGGLAGAIIYGSLTNRLGVKRCISCIIIPNMSFWVIVYFGTSVYHLYIARFLAGATGGGIMVTFPLFIADISDNRIRGILGSCLAFFGNSGILVIYIVGDLLSYRTVPIVMMSAPILFGIIMCFIPETPQTLLRKRRVEEAAKSLKFFKGITTGTKDMTGFERDFEAMQNFVLNSKSQNSKLQLSDFTSSQAKKGIFIGIFLMFLNQFAGIFAILTYAVSIFQESGSDLSPGSSAIIIASIQIFGTIASFIFIDLTGRRVLLLFSTFGTGVGLSCLGTFSWLKEHQFDLTGYGWIPVVSLSITVFLFCVGLCSIPFFILPEILPAKICNIGNTISMISITIFSFVVLKILPIMLEEIKLYGATAVFTATCFIGVIIIAVVIPETKGKNLIAPENV; this is encoded by the exons ATGAGTGAAAAATCGAGAATTTCTAGCGGTGTTGTCAATCAAGTTTTTTCGGTTTTCACGA TTAACATCATCAACTTTGCTCATGGCGCTACACTCGGGTGGCTTTCTCCGTTCCTACCGTTGCTCCAGTCGGAAGATTCGCCTCTCGAAACAGGACCAGTTACAGTCGAACAAGGCTCATGGATAGGATCTATACTTTGTTTGGGAGGTCTGGCTGGTGCAATCATCTATGGAAGTCTTACCAACAGACTTGGTGTAAAACGATGTATATCGTGCATAATTATTCCAAACATG AGCTTTTGGGTGATTGTGTACTTTGGGACATCGGTATATCACCTATACATTGCACGATTTCTGGCTGGGGCAACGGGAGGTGGTATCATGGTAACGTTTCCACTTTTCATAGCAGATATTTCCGATAACAg AATTCGTGGTATTTTGGGATCGTGTTTGGCTTTCTTTGGAAACTCTGGTATTCTAGTAATATACATCGTTGGTGATTTGCTATCATATAGGACAGTTCCCATCGTGATGATGTCAGCACCCATTTTATTCGGAATCATCATGTGCTTTATACCGGAAACCCCACAAACATTACTCAGAAAACGAAGAGTAGAAGAAGCAGCAAAATCccttaaatttttcaaaggaattaCCACTGGTACAAAAGACATGACCGGGTTTGAACGTGACTTCGAAGCTatgcaaaattttgttctaAACAGCAAATCTCAAAACAGCAAACTACAGCTCAGCGATTTCA CTTCATCTCAAGCAAAGAAAGGAATATTCATTGGGATATTTTTGATGTTTCTGAATCAATTCGCTGGAATTTTTGCTATCCTCACGTACGCAGTTTCAATCTTTCAAGAGTCCGGTTCCGATTTAAGTCCCGGATCATCAGCTATCATCATTGCGTCGATCCAGATTTTCGGCACGATAGCTTCCTTTATTTTCATAGATTTGACCGGAAGGAGAGTGCTGCTGCTGTTTTCAACATTTGGCACCGGCGTTGGCCTGAGCTGTCTTGGAACGTTTTCGTGGTTGAAAGAGCATCAATTCGATTTAACAGGATATGGCTGGATTCCTGTCGTGAGTCTGTCGATTACGGTGTTTCTCTTCTGTGTCGGATTGTGTAGCATTCCGTTTTTCATATTACCGGAGATACTTCCAGCAAAG ATTTGCAATATTGGAAATACGATCAGCATGATTTCGATTACAATATTTTCATTCGTTGTACTCAAG ATTTTACCGATTATGCTGGAGGAGATTAAACTATACGGTGCAACTGCAGTATTTACTGCAACATGTTTTATTGGTGTTATAATTATTGCTGTAGTCATTCCAGAGACAAAAGGAAAAAATCTGATAGCACCTGAGAATGTATGA
- the LOC5568783 gene encoding facilitated trehalose transporter Tret1 codes for MCGLICPTQQVHVVHSIRSVQSEMGLSRAVYQENFPFKSTLNQFLGAIAVNIITISHGAAIGWVSPFLPYLQSGESHLTSGSVSIEQASWIGSLLCIGGLIGAPVFGLLADRFGKKLGLQLIVIPHVAFWICILYGPNVYFIYLGRILAGSGGGGILRAIPLYIADIAHCKLRGMLGSVLVISLNVGILLGFVLGNSLSYFTVPIVMLVAPILFVVSTCFLPETPYCLLKQNRIEKAELSLMFYRGVDGHFQKTDDFRKEFEQLKKLSLVAKDPFEHKLNWRDFCTKQARKGLGIGIFLMVLNQFCGALAIITYSANIFSESGSDLSPNVSSIIVAIIQLTGTLVSFVLVDNLGRKILLLISTIGTTAGLFSMGIFSFLQHSGHDLSELGSLPILSLSFTILFSSFGILPLPYVILAEVLPQKVRNVGSTISILMISSSAFVVLKVFPIMIDRVHLYGAMWFHASICLISIFIILFAVPETKGKDLLTADEKPEFVERKEVCT; via the exons ATGTGTGGTTTAATTTGCCCAACGCAGCAGGTGCATGTCGTTCATTCTATTCGAAGTGTGCAAAGCGAAATGGGATTGAGCCGGGCAGTATACCAGGAAAATTTTCCATTCAAATCGACTCTAAATCAGTTTTTGGGCGCCATTGCCG TTAACATCATCACAATCAGCCATGGGGCAGCTATCGGATGGGTGTCACCGTTCTTGCCCTATCTTCAATCAGGCGAATCGCATCTGACGTCTGGTTCGGTTAGCATCGAGCAGGCATCCTGGATAGGGTCTCTCCTGTGCATCGGAGGACTTATAGGGGCACCGGTGTTTGGGCTGTTGGCCGATCGATTCGGTAAAAAGCTCGGTCTGCAGCTGATCGTCATTCCGCATGTG GCTTTTTGGATATGCATACTCTACGGACCAAATGTGTACTTCATCTATCTGGGTCGAATCCTGGCCGGGAGCGGAGGAGGCGGAATCCTACGAGCAATCCCCCTGTACATCGCCGATATCGCTCACTGCAAACTGCGAGGAATGCTCGGATCAGTATTGGTCATTTCACTCAACGTCGGAATTCTGTTGGGATTTGTGCTGGGAAACTCATTGTCGTACTTTACCGTGCCCATCGTGATGCTCGTGGCGCCAATCCTGTTTGTTGTTAGCACCTGCTTTCTTCCGGAAACGCCCTACTGTTTGTTGAAACAAAACCGAATCGAAAAAGCCGAACTATCTTTGATGTTTTACCGGGGAGTTGATGGCCATTTCCAGAAGACCGATGACTTTAGGAAAGAATTTGAGCAGCTGAAAAAACTGTCGTTAGTGGCGAAAGACCCTTTCGAGCATAAGCTGAACTGGCGAGATTTCT GTACAAAACAAGCCCGCAAGGGACTGGGAATCGGAATTTTCCTAATGGTTCTCAATCAATTCTGTGGCGCTTTGGCCATCATCACCTATTCGGCAAACATTTTCTCCGAATCCGGCTCTGACCTATCCCCAAATGTGTCCTCAATCATCGTGGCAATCATTCAACTAACCGGAACGTTAGTGTCCTTTGTTTTGGTGGATAATTTGGGTCGTAAAATTTTGCTGCTGATTTCCACCATAGGAACCACAGCTGGATTGTTCTCCATGGGAATTTTCTCATTTCTGCAACACAGCGGTCATGATCTGAGTGAACTTGGCTCTTTACCAATTCTCAGCTTATCATTCACCATTCTGTTCTCATCGTTCGGTATCCTGCCACTGCCGTATGTTATTTTGGCCGAGGTGCTACCCCAGAAG GTTCGTAACGTGGGTAGCACGATCAGCATATTGATGATTTCGTCGAGTGCATTCGTGGTACTGAAG GTTTTTCCAATCATGATTGACAGGGTACACCTGTATGGCGCCATGTGGTTTCACGCATCGATTTGCTTGATAagcatttttataattttatttgctGTACCAGAAACGAAAGGAAAAGATTTGTTGACTGCTGATGAGAAGCCAGAGTTCGTCGAGCGGAAGGAAGTTTGCACGTGA